The Cucumis melo cultivar AY chromosome 6, USDA_Cmelo_AY_1.0, whole genome shotgun sequence genome includes a region encoding these proteins:
- the LOC127149686 gene encoding pectinesterase inhibitor-like yields MSKEDVRASRLARSLDVGMDQADLRERGEASCTANLKGLAVYTLNLAHTNARKSLTLANSLAKTTTNPQLKQRYSSCAKSYDEAVGNIENALKDLALGDFNGVNIVTSSAMTEIDDCQDKFMQPPKGYVVAFEE; encoded by the exons ATGTCCAAGGAGGATGTACGTGCATCACGACTTGCTCGCTCATTAGACGTAGGCATGGATCAAGCAGATTTAAGAGAAAGAGGGGAAGCTAGCT GCACTGCAAATTTAAAAGGCTTGGCTGTATACACCTTAAACCTTGCCCATACAAATGCTCGCAAATCTTTGACCCTAGCCAACTCATTGGCAAAAACCACCACCAATCCTCAACTTAAGCAACGATATTCGTCTTGTGCTAAGAGCTATGATGAAGCTGTTGGTAACATAGAAAATGCTCTAAAGGACTTGGCACTTGGTGACTTTAATGGTGTCAATATTGTAACTTCTAGTGCCATGACCGAGATTGATGATTGTCAGGATAAGTTTATGCAACCACCGAAAGGATACGTCGTTGCTTTTGAAGAATAA